A window of the Zeugodacus cucurbitae isolate PBARC_wt_2022May chromosome 4, idZeuCucr1.2, whole genome shotgun sequence genome harbors these coding sequences:
- the LOC105220864 gene encoding dual specificity protein phosphatase 18 yields MQVLLPDQNLSTTLADSVGDKLKIVDEIQSLLEAANVGGTSLATAGNKENVEEPKVDNRTRNASKLDDNNNNSDKSNLNVGENTVESSLHTPIHSHTPFQGISQLTPSLYLCGAGVVMPMVLDQLEVRFIINVAPELPDTPLSSVTKPLYLRINAYDRPSTDLSVHFDEVADMIEEVRQLGGKSVVHCVAGVSRSATLCLAYLMKYGGMSLRAAYLHVKAIRPQIRPNTGFFQQLRCYEEQLRGSCSVQMIYYESLNREIPDVYEPEYRAMEEFYQRQRKALKRH; encoded by the exons ATGCAAGTCTTACTGCCCGATCAAAATTTATCCACAACCTTAGCAGATTCGGTGGGCGATAAGTTAAAAATCGTCGATGAGATACAAAGCCTGTTGGAAGCGGCCAACGTTGGCGGCACCAGCTTAGCCACTGCTGGCAATAAAGAAAATGTTGAAGAACCGAAAGTTGATAACAGAACCAGAAATGCCTCTAAACTTgatgacaacaataacaacagtgaTAAGAGCAATTTGAATGTTGGCGAGAATACAGTGGAAAg TTCTCTACATACGCCCATTCACTCGCACACCCCCTTCCAAGGCATCTCACAACTGACACCGAGCCTCTACTTATGCGGCGCCGGCGTTGTCATGCCAATGGTACTCGATCAGCTGGAAGTGCGTTTCATCATCAATGTCGCTCCGGAGCTACCCGATACGCCGCTCTCCAGCGTCACTAAACCACTATACTTGCGCATCAACGCCTACGATCGACCCAGCACCGATCTGTCGGTGCACTTCGACGAGGTGGCCGATATGATTGAGGAGGTGCGTCAGCTCGGCGGCAAATCGGTGGTGCACTGCGTGGCAGGTGTCAGCCGTTCAGCCACGCTCTGCTTGGCATATCTCATGAAATATGGTGGCATGTCACTGCGCGCCGCCTACTTGCACGTCAAGGCCATACGCCCACAGATACGTCCGAATACAGGTTTCTTCCAGCAATTGCGTTGCTACGAAGAACAGCTGCGTGGCTCCTGCTCAGTGCAGATGATCTACTACGAATCGTTGAACCGAGAGATACCGGACGTTTACGAGCCGGAGTATCGTGCAATGGAAGAGTTCTACCAACGGCAGCGTAAAGCTTTGAAGCGGCATTGA